A window of Dreissena polymorpha isolate Duluth1 unplaced genomic scaffold, UMN_Dpol_1.0 chrUn002, whole genome shotgun sequence contains these coding sequences:
- the LOC127863218 gene encoding uncharacterized protein LOC127863218, which produces MHHIPEVRVRYIKTFTDVMRSISWRYSSQEYASALADFAFEQPNLQKLLLEMQYTTQDTYTFFIRMATESSKFIERYLSGYAEKFYSECHRAADRYGTTMDKAVIDLAVGSLYTNVKGNFKEGFIKCSAALRILQRGGKSLQLATAYQRIGYNLLHQDENEEAINNFKKSLAISSVSGKQFNLIAIQSLNS; this is translated from the exons ATGCACCACATTCCAG AAGTACGAGTGCGATACATCAAGACCTTCACAGACGTGATGAGGAGTATTTCATGGCGGTATTCTTCACAAGAGTATGCGAGCGCATTGGCGGACTTTGCGTTTGAGCAGCCGAACCTGCAGAAGCTGTTGCTGGAGATGCAATACACAACACAGGACACTTACACGTTCTTTATTCGGATGGCTACTGAATCTTCGAAGTTTATTGAGCGATATCTttcag GTTATGCGGAGAAGTTTTATAGTGAATGTCACCGCGCAGCTGACAGGTACGGCACAACAATGGATAAAGCTGTTATTGATCTGGCAGTGGGAAGCTTGTACACTAATGTCAAG GGAAACTTCAAAGAGGGCTTCATAAAATGCAGCGCAGCTCTTCGCATACTACAACGTGGTGGAAAGTCGCTTCAGCTAGCAACTGCTTATCAGCGAATCGGATATAACTTGTTGCATCAGGATGAAAACGAAGAAGCTATCAA TAATTTCAAGAAGTCCTTGGCTATATCGAGCGTCTCTGGGAAgcaattcaatttaattgctataCAATCGCTGAACAGTTAA